The Rubripirellula reticaptiva DNA window ACCGCAGGGGTTATGGGAGGCCTCATTTGCGGTTCGATCGGCACCTTCCTACAATGGTCTTATCAAACAGGCGTGGCTTGGTCAGTCGCCCGCTGGCTTCCTATCGTGTTGTTCGCGATTGGCTTGTTGCTGCTCATTGGTTGCGTCCGCAGCATTCGGAACAAAGAACCCGGAATGGTTAGCTACGCTTGGGGCCTCTTTGCGGTCGCTCTACTAGTATGTCCCAGCGGTGTTCTATGGTGGGAAGCGTTCACCAATCCAGAAATCCTTCGCGACTTGCCGATACTTGACAAAATAATCGGCTAAATGACACTTAATACAGAATCGTCGGATAACCAAGCCATGCACCGGAGCCGGGCTTGCGCGCTTTTACAAATGGAACATCAACCGTCCCGGCCCGGTGATGGCAGACGTTATCTGCTCTGCAATTGGGCAACGCAAAACTGAACTGAGATTCTCGATGAAAGTCACCATCGCAATCATTCTGGCTTCGCTGTCGATGTTTGGGCCGCCGCAAGTAGCCTTTTCACAGCCGCCGATCTCGAAGGGGCACTGGTCGTACAAGAACGGGAAGCCGGAAAGCGTGGCGTTCGACTACGGAACGGAATTGACTACGCAAGATATCGATCAACTGTCTCGCTCTGTCAGTATCGCTCGAATCACCATGGGATACGCGGGAATAGACTGTGAATACGTCACGATTGAAGGCGATCTTCTGAAGCTGGGACAATTGAAAAACCTGCAGGAAGTTCATCTGTGCAAAGACGGCATAAATGATGATGATCTCAGATTTGTCACCTTGCTTCCCAAGATTCACACCCTCGAATTCAATGCCGACAACGGGTATGACGACGCACCGATTTGCACGGATGGCTGCGCCGATCATCTGAGTGCCGCCAAGACGCTTCGTAAATTGGTGATTCACGATGGACAATTCACCGATAAGTTCGTCGCGACAATCACGAAGCGATTGTCGGGTTTGGAGGAACTTTGGTTGAATTCGCCAGATCTGACGGACGAATCACTCCGCCTACTCGCGGATCGCTGCAAGAAATTGAAGACACTCCGGATTGCATCAGAACATTTCACTGCCGAAGGCCTCAAGCACCTCGACAGTTTGAAATACCTCAGAGAACGGTCGGTAAGCTCGCCCGCCTTGCGCAAAGAACGTCGTGAACTCCAACGGTCGCGAGCAAACAGCAGATAACAATGGCATGAACGCGGAGCCGCCGGTCGCGCGTTTTCAGATGGAGCATCAACCGCGGCGGCCCGGTTATGCCAAACGTTCGTCGGATTAGAAATGCACTTGGGTGATGTTAACGACTGCCGACATCAAAGACTTGTCGACGAAGCGAGTGTGGATACTTGTTCCCGCGATTACTGTCGGTGTTGTCGCCATGTTCGCATACTTCGTGGCAGTCGCTCTCTGCCGCGACTCCTTGGTCAACTCTGCAAGGCAAAACTTCGGGGAAACGGTCGCGGACTTTCTGCCTCTAGCGATGATCCTTCCTTCACTTGGATTCTTTCTCGCGCCGTTGGTATGGGCTGAGCGAAAATCAAAACGCTACGCACTTATCTGTCCTGAATGCACCACTGATTTGTCCCGTTCTACTCGTCGCGTCATTGCGACACGCTGCTGCGGCTCTTGCGGAAAGCAAATCGTGGAGGGTCGGCGAATTCATGGCCCCATGGCGTTTGAGCGACTTTCCCGAGTTGAGCAACGCCGGCTTCTTGTCTACTGGTTCTGGGCGTGGCCCACTTTGGGTTTGTTGCTTCTTGGCTACCACTGGATTGACCCAACGGCGTTAAACAACTGCCCACAGATGCTATTCATTCCGGGACTCATCGGAACGGCAGCGACCGGATGGGCTTTTGCTCGTTCGATGGATAAACGCTATATTCCACAGTTCATCGCGTCTGCTATGGTATTGTGTCTTGGTATCAATGCGTTTTGGTGACGCCGAAGATCAGACGAACCATGGGATGCAACGGAGCGGCGGTGGCGTGGTTTCTCGTGAGGTCAATGTCAAATCCCGCCGCCCGCTGATCCCGGACGTTCGTCGGATGCTATTCCACATCTTCCAGCGTCATGGTGCCGTCGCCATTGTCCGCCACGACGCGGCAACGCACCGAAACCGGCACAAGTATCCATTCTTTCGACACCACAAAGCCGAGGCACGGGAACGGCTGGAAAAACCAGCTAAACCCGACCTCTCGATCGTTGACGTGCAGTCCAATCCACCAATCCTTGATCGAAAATGTAGGCTTAATTCGCCACCGCCATCGCCCCGAAGGTAACGCACGCGACGAACAAGGCAATGCATGGGAGCACGCCGGAGAGTCTTTCATAATTGATGCCTTTCTGGGGCGTGCCCCATGATTGCAAGCGTTATCCGACATACTCCCTCAGGTGTCCGGCGTATTTCTTCGCACAAGCGATCACTTTAACCTTCGATTGCGAATTGATCGTTCGGCTTTTGCGTTAGTGAATCGACGCGTCAAATGTTTTGATCCTCCGTTGGCGTTGGCTGCAACGTTGGTTGATCGCTGACTGATTTCCGTCTTAACGACTGGCGTTTGTCGATGGCACCGCAACGGTTCTGATCCTTCGATGAACGGA harbors:
- a CDS encoding leucine-rich repeat domain-containing protein gives rise to the protein MKVTIAIILASLSMFGPPQVAFSQPPISKGHWSYKNGKPESVAFDYGTELTTQDIDQLSRSVSIARITMGYAGIDCEYVTIEGDLLKLGQLKNLQEVHLCKDGINDDDLRFVTLLPKIHTLEFNADNGYDDAPICTDGCADHLSAAKTLRKLVIHDGQFTDKFVATITKRLSGLEELWLNSPDLTDESLRLLADRCKKLKTLRIASEHFTAEGLKHLDSLKYLRERSVSSPALRKERRELQRSRANSR